A portion of the Oscillospiraceae bacterium genome contains these proteins:
- a CDS encoding ribbon-helix-helix protein, CopG family: MAQGGRRINIWLSEDENKRLDQMTSETGKSKSEILKQSLYQQRRVMDAQFADSIFRIGLYLERKEYSKIREEIKKYADYQICE; the protein is encoded by the coding sequence TTGGCACAAGGTGGTCGTAGAATAAATATCTGGTTATCTGAGGATGAAAATAAACGCTTGGATCAGATGACTTCAGAAACAGGAAAATCTAAATCGGAAATATTAAAACAATCATTATATCAGCAAAGAAGGGTAATGGATGCTCAATTTGCTGATAGTATTTTTAGAATTGGGCTTTACCTTGAGCGTAAAGAATATAGCAAAATTAGAGAGGAGATAAAAAAATATGCCGATTATCAAATTTGTGAATGA
- the ychF gene encoding redox-regulated ATPase YchF produces MKLGIVGLPNVGKSTLFNAITSTKNAEAANYPFCTIEPNSGIVAVPDKRLDKLAEIWQTNKKTPAIVEFVDIAGLVKGASQGAGLGNKFLGHIRECDAIVHVVRCFDDDNIIHVVEDVSKAEAVDPISDIDAIDYELILSDLEVVQNRAGRMAKAAKSGNNKGAAAEAAWLQQLADHLSAGKPARSFDFDEGDAEQQAVLHEMGLLSAKPVLYACNVGEDDLMEGIENNKYVPLVAARAKEEGARYIPICAKTEEDIADYSPEEKKEFLAEMGIEASGLDNLITASYDLLGLISFLTDGKKECRAWTIRKGTKAPQAAGKIHSDFERGFIRASVIGYKDLEANNFDYAAVKAKGLQRTEGKEYVVNDGDVIEFLFNV; encoded by the coding sequence ATGAAATTAGGTATCGTCGGCCTGCCGAACGTCGGCAAGTCCACCCTGTTCAACGCCATCACCTCCACCAAGAACGCGGAGGCGGCCAACTATCCTTTCTGCACCATCGAGCCCAACAGCGGCATCGTGGCCGTGCCGGACAAACGTCTGGACAAGCTGGCAGAGATCTGGCAGACCAACAAAAAAACCCCCGCCATCGTGGAGTTCGTGGACATCGCCGGTCTGGTGAAGGGTGCCAGCCAGGGTGCCGGCCTGGGCAACAAGTTCCTGGGCCACATCCGCGAGTGCGACGCCATCGTGCATGTGGTGCGCTGCTTTGACGACGACAACATCATCCATGTGGTGGAGGACGTCTCCAAGGCCGAGGCCGTGGACCCCATCTCGGACATTGACGCCATCGACTACGAGCTGATCCTGTCCGACCTGGAAGTGGTGCAGAACCGCGCCGGCCGCATGGCCAAGGCCGCCAAGAGCGGCAACAACAAGGGTGCCGCCGCCGAGGCCGCCTGGCTGCAGCAGCTTGCCGACCACCTGAGCGCCGGCAAGCCCGCCCGCAGCTTCGACTTTGACGAGGGTGACGCCGAGCAGCAGGCTGTGCTGCACGAGATGGGCCTGCTGAGCGCAAAGCCGGTGCTGTACGCCTGCAACGTGGGCGAGGATGACCTGATGGAGGGCATCGAGAACAATAAGTATGTTCCGCTGGTGGCCGCCCGCGCCAAGGAAGAGGGCGCCCGCTACATCCCCATCTGCGCCAAGACCGAAGAGGACATTGCCGACTACTCCCCCGAGGAGAAGAAGGAATTCCTGGCTGAGATGGGCATCGAGGCCAGCGGCCTGGACAACCTGATCACCGCCAGCTACGACCTGCTGGGCCTGATCTCCTTCCTGACCGACGGCAAGAAGGAGTGCCGCGCCTGGACCATCCGCAAGGGCACCAAGGCCCCGCAGGCTGCCGGCAAGATCCACAGCGATTTTGAGCGCGGCTTCATCCGCGCCAGCGTCATCGGCTACAAGGATCTGGAAGCCAACAACTTCGACTACGCCGCCGTCAAGGCCAAGGGCCTGCAGCGCACCGAAGGCAAGGAGTACGTCGTGAACGACGGCGACGTCATCGAGTTCCTGTTCAACGTGTAA
- a CDS encoding AAA family ATPase, whose translation MDKFDEKVIGYESTKDILRQILDILKRPEVYKRKGISIPRGLLMESDPGLGKSLLASILMEESERKPFVFRKTSQENSFLDELRAVFAMAKEEAPSILLLEDLNLYVESTSPYAPEWACLQACIDDAKDTDLFVIATTNDTRYMPPSLLRPGRFDYVIYLQPPIGENAENIVSYYLRDKDLAEDVLISDIVKAMPKVSCATLETVMNLAALNSVYQGHEHIQKEDITEALLQVVYKLQKTDKETDSSELQKIAVHEAAHAVVGEVLHPGSIGIVTIRGSRGVIGGMANGCATYAQNEEEFLDEVTKTLAGRAGVSLIYGVMDIQASADIEQADKLMDIWLCHFAGGGFVGIESGDNRMSEQRLSYNEAIKSAKLEELYRRAYKILHDNRDFLLAVQKELLEHETLLNSDLAKIWESCT comes from the coding sequence ATGGATAAGTTTGATGAAAAAGTTATCGGTTACGAATCTACGAAAGACATTCTGCGTCAGATTCTGGATATTCTAAAAAGACCGGAGGTTTATAAAAGAAAGGGCATTTCTATTCCAAGAGGGCTGCTGATGGAATCTGATCCTGGTCTTGGAAAAAGTCTGCTGGCATCTATCCTGATGGAGGAATCTGAACGAAAGCCCTTTGTTTTTCGTAAAACCAGTCAGGAAAACAGTTTTCTGGATGAATTGAGGGCTGTATTTGCTATGGCGAAGGAGGAAGCACCTAGTATACTGCTCCTAGAAGATTTGAACCTCTATGTGGAATCCACCTCTCCCTATGCTCCGGAATGGGCTTGTCTGCAAGCCTGTATTGATGATGCAAAGGACACAGATCTTTTTGTGATTGCTACTACTAACGATACAAGGTATATGCCACCATCCCTGTTGAGACCGGGTAGATTTGATTATGTGATCTATCTGCAACCTCCGATTGGAGAGAATGCAGAGAACATTGTCAGCTACTATCTCAGGGATAAAGATTTGGCAGAGGATGTGCTGATCTCGGATATCGTCAAGGCTATGCCCAAGGTAAGCTGTGCTACACTGGAAACGGTAATGAACCTTGCTGCGCTGAATAGTGTCTATCAAGGTCATGAGCACATCCAGAAGGAAGATATCACAGAAGCCCTTCTTCAAGTGGTATATAAACTCCAAAAGACGGATAAGGAAACTGACTCCTCAGAGTTGCAGAAGATTGCAGTACATGAAGCTGCCCATGCAGTGGTCGGAGAAGTTCTTCACCCCGGAAGCATTGGAATTGTCACGATTCGTGGAAGTCGGGGCGTGATTGGTGGTATGGCAAATGGCTGTGCTACTTATGCACAAAATGAGGAGGAATTTCTGGATGAAGTGACCAAAACATTGGCAGGCAGAGCGGGTGTGTCTCTGATCTATGGTGTTATGGATATTCAGGCATCGGCCGATATAGAGCAAGCAGATAAGCTCATGGATATTTGGTTGTGCCACTTTGCAGGTGGTGGCTTCGTAGGAATTGAATCAGGGGACAACAGAATGTCCGAGCAGAGACTTTCTTATAATGAAGCCATCAAGTCAGCAAAACTGGAAGAACTTTACCGCAGAGCATATAAGATTCTCCATGACAACAGGGATTTCCTCCTTGCTGTCCAGAAAGAGCTTCTGGAACATGAAACGCTTTTGAACAGCGACCTTGCAAAAATCTGGGAATCCTGTACCTAA
- a CDS encoding helix-turn-helix domain-containing protein, with product MEREKPTFDILGRIERERLSRGWSEYALAENSGLTQSTISTWRRRNLQPNVASLEKICSGLGISLSQFFQEEDSVYLTSDQKELLDLWAKLSPVQRTAVSQMLRSFLYIKEEE from the coding sequence ATGGAACGAGAGAAGCCCACATTTGATATCCTGGGCCGTATTGAGCGGGAACGCCTTTCCCGTGGCTGGTCTGAGTATGCCCTCGCAGAAAATTCTGGCCTGACACAATCTACCATTTCTACATGGCGCAGACGGAATCTTCAACCCAATGTAGCTTCTCTTGAGAAAATCTGCTCCGGCCTTGGTATCTCGCTTTCCCAGTTCTTTCAGGAGGAAGACTCTGTTTACTTAACCTCCGACCAGAAGGAACTTCTTGATCTCTGGGCTAAACTCTCTCCTGTTCAAAGAACAGCGGTCTCTCAAATGCTGCGTTCCTTCCTATATATAAAGGAAGAGGAATAA
- a CDS encoding MobA/MobL family protein — protein MPIIKFVNEDDEVEYKTEDVVKTLLYYAFNPEKTKAYGCQFVGCKPFLFQKEYSKNPFVVHKFMEFNHRRQYKHQRNLAKHRVVSFGLQECIQPCSLRSLAENIVSFYANKGYIAAYAIHFSKNNPHIHIIVDAISYQDLNLMSMGTSYEYSHISNLVNEWMFYHGPACYRYLMNRGYKNG, from the coding sequence ATGCCGATTATCAAATTTGTGAATGAAGATGATGAGGTTGAATATAAAACAGAAGATGTAGTGAAAACTCTTCTCTACTATGCATTTAACCCGGAAAAAACAAAAGCGTATGGCTGCCAATTTGTGGGGTGTAAACCGTTTCTATTCCAAAAGGAGTACTCGAAAAATCCTTTTGTGGTTCATAAATTTATGGAATTCAACCACAGAAGACAGTATAAGCATCAGCGTAATCTTGCAAAGCACAGGGTGGTTTCATTTGGCCTGCAGGAATGTATACAGCCATGCTCATTGCGTAGCCTTGCAGAAAACATTGTATCTTTTTATGCGAACAAAGGCTATATTGCAGCATACGCTATTCATTTTAGTAAAAATAATCCGCACATTCACATTATTGTGGATGCTATCTCATATCAGGACTTGAATTTAATGAGTATGGGAACCAGTTACGAATACAGTCATATAAGTAATTTAGTTAACGAATGGATGTTTTATCATGGGCCTGCTTGTTATAGATATTTGATGAACAGAGGATATAAAAATGGATAA
- a CDS encoding recombinase family protein, with the protein MNIYGYCRISTAKQSIDRQIRNIKAEYPTAHIVQEAYTGTSIFRPEWLKLYRVLKAGDTVVFDSVSRMSRNAEEGFALYEDLYHKGIRLVFLKEHHIDTETYKKALSGSIAMTGTNVDFILKGINEYLMALAKEQIKLAFEQSEKEVADLHQRTREGLLTARLNGKQVGRKKGVGFETKKARDAKQIIRTHCKTFGGTLDDAECMKLTGLARNTYYKYKRQIRAELMAEQDLPKGASIFYEPPKSF; encoded by the coding sequence ATGAACATCTATGGCTATTGCCGCATCTCTACGGCAAAGCAGAGCATTGACCGTCAGATCCGCAACATCAAGGCTGAGTACCCGACTGCCCATATCGTGCAGGAAGCCTATACCGGCACATCCATCTTTCGCCCAGAGTGGCTGAAGCTCTACCGAGTTCTGAAAGCAGGAGATACGGTGGTGTTCGATTCGGTGTCCCGGATGTCCAGAAATGCAGAAGAAGGTTTTGCTCTGTACGAAGACCTTTACCACAAGGGCATCCGGCTGGTGTTCTTGAAAGAGCACCACATCGACACCGAGACCTACAAAAAAGCCCTGTCCGGCAGCATTGCCATGACAGGGACAAATGTGGACTTCATCTTAAAGGGCATCAACGAGTATCTGATGGCCTTGGCAAAGGAGCAGATCAAGCTGGCCTTTGAGCAGTCCGAAAAAGAAGTTGCCGATCTGCACCAGCGCACCCGTGAGGGACTTTTGACGGCCCGGCTGAACGGTAAGCAGGTTGGTCGAAAAAAGGGTGTTGGATTTGAAACGAAAAAAGCCAGAGATGCCAAGCAGATTATCCGCACCCACTGCAAGACCTTTGGCGGCACACTTGACGATGCCGAGTGCATGAAGCTCACCGGTCTTGCCCGGAATACCTATTACAAGTACAAGCGTCAGATTCGTGCTGAACTGATGGCTGAACAGGATTTGCCGAAAGGAGCAAGTATCTTTTATGAACCGCCAAAATCATTCTGA
- a CDS encoding helix-turn-helix domain-containing protein has protein sequence MNTTYKLLKSGKIKAMRIGRSWKIPKRAVQEYIIQESHLKSVGW, from the coding sequence ATGAACACTACCTATAAGCTTTTGAAGTCTGGAAAGATAAAGGCCATGAGGATCGGCCGATCTTGGAAGATCCCCAAGAGAGCGGTACAGGAATATATTATACAGGAATCCCACTTGAAATCAGTTGGGTGGTAA
- a CDS encoding site-specific integrase: MGKSLKGKQLGKGLGQRKDGLYYARCRNYRGEREERCFKTLPEAKNWRQEQLYLRLHPESQTVVSPNMTVDAWFNQWAKDVVGNRAPNTVRNYRERYEHNIQPFIGSMLLRDVKQIDCQRILNAMEDDYAGSTIRQTYMTMGTFFKSARENDLIAKHPMDGVRYTKPVRAPDDIHFLTVAEQKQFLDAAKHSHNYAQYALILETGLRTGEMIGLTWDAIDWEKHTLTVNKTLEYRHKQGVWRAGPPKTESSYRTIPLTDTAYDILREIYDTREYRKESKDLSTVLTFMDRKTGQKRKLVMRDLVFINWRTGMPAKNSSYDTHLYKLCDDAGIERFCMHALRHTYATRAIESGMQPKVLQKLLGHASITTTMNRYVHVTDDSMKKAVAQFAKAQEAQKG, encoded by the coding sequence ATGGGCAAAAGTCTTAAAGGAAAACAACTCGGAAAAGGGCTTGGTCAGCGAAAAGACGGTCTGTACTATGCCCGTTGCCGAAATTATCGCGGTGAGCGTGAGGAACGCTGCTTCAAGACCCTTCCAGAAGCCAAGAATTGGCGACAGGAACAGCTCTATCTACGCTTACACCCTGAAAGTCAAACTGTGGTATCGCCCAATATGACGGTGGACGCATGGTTCAATCAATGGGCCAAGGATGTCGTTGGCAACCGTGCTCCGAACACTGTTCGGAATTATCGGGAGCGATACGAGCACAACATCCAGCCATTCATCGGTTCTATGCTGTTGCGCGATGTCAAGCAGATCGACTGTCAGCGGATTTTGAACGCCATGGAGGACGACTACGCCGGTTCAACCATTCGGCAGACCTATATGACAATGGGTACGTTCTTCAAAAGCGCCAGAGAGAACGACCTCATTGCCAAACACCCAATGGACGGTGTCCGCTACACAAAGCCCGTTCGTGCACCTGATGATATCCACTTTTTGACCGTAGCTGAGCAGAAACAGTTTTTGGATGCTGCCAAGCATTCCCATAACTACGCTCAGTATGCGCTGATTCTGGAAACAGGCTTACGCACTGGTGAAATGATCGGTCTGACATGGGATGCTATTGATTGGGAAAAGCATACTCTGACCGTCAACAAAACTTTGGAGTATCGTCACAAGCAGGGCGTGTGGCGTGCTGGCCCTCCGAAAACGGAATCTAGCTACCGCACCATTCCTCTGACCGACACCGCTTACGACATCCTGCGGGAAATCTATGACACCAGAGAATACCGCAAGGAATCGAAAGACCTGTCCACTGTCCTGACCTTTATGGATCGTAAGACTGGTCAGAAGCGAAAGTTGGTTATGCGTGATCTGGTGTTCATCAACTGGCGCACCGGAATGCCTGCCAAGAACAGCTCCTACGACACTCACCTCTACAAGCTGTGCGACGATGCAGGGATCGAGCGATTCTGTATGCACGCTCTGCGTCATACATACGCCACCCGCGCCATTGAAAGCGGAATGCAGCCCAAAGTTCTGCAAAAGCTGCTGGGTCACGCCAGTATCACGACCACCATGAACCGCTATGTTCATGTAACAGACGATTCTATGAAAAAGGCCGTAGCGCAGTTCGCAAAGGCGCAGGAAGCACAAAAAGGGTGA
- a CDS encoding excisionase, producing the protein MSTHTNINMSTAVSNFAADLNSEPIPFPNTDTSIKKSVLFVPLNEKWLLTIPEAAAYFGVGQNRISELALQDGCKFVVFVGAKKLIKRKKFEEFLDEQYAI; encoded by the coding sequence ATGAGCACTCATACCAACATCAACATGTCCACCGCTGTTTCCAATTTTGCAGCCGATCTCAACTCGGAACCGATTCCCTTTCCGAACACCGATACATCCATCAAAAAATCCGTCCTGTTCGTGCCGCTCAATGAAAAGTGGTTGTTGACGATTCCAGAGGCTGCTGCCTATTTTGGTGTAGGGCAAAACCGCATTTCCGAGCTTGCCTTGCAGGATGGGTGCAAGTTCGTTGTGTTCGTGGGGGCTAAGAAACTCATCAAGCGGAAGAAGTTTGAGGAATTTCTGGACGAGCAATACGCCATCTGA
- a CDS encoding DUF3846 domain-containing protein, protein MKEEKIKVLALLPMELPKEIELDNTLEAMQKFVGGLIECITLSDTGSAVTLVCNDEGKLLGLPLNRPLWDGADVLAGPGFLAGCDNEGNLTSLPQSAMDFYKEKFRAFIIEI, encoded by the coding sequence ATGAAAGAAGAAAAAATCAAAGTCCTTGCGCTCCTGCCAATGGAGTTGCCAAAGGAGATCGAACTGGACAACACCCTTGAAGCCATGCAGAAATTTGTAGGCGGGCTGATCGAATGCATCACATTGAGTGACACCGGTTCAGCGGTCACACTGGTCTGCAATGATGAAGGCAAGCTGCTTGGCCTGCCGCTCAATCGTCCGCTGTGGGATGGAGCCGATGTTCTTGCCGGGCCGGGATTTCTGGCCGGATGTGACAACGAAGGGAATCTGACTTCCCTGCCGCAGAGTGCAATGGATTTCTACAAAGAGAAATTCAGAGCTTTTATCATTGAAATCTAA
- a CDS encoding YqaJ viral recombinase family protein, whose protein sequence is MKRLVSTRKLSKEDWLRYRKCGITGTDAGAILGLNPYRSAFQVYHDKISDTIENIDNEAMRQGRDLEDYVAQRFTEATGLKVRRANAIYQSEEHPLLLADFDRLIVGQKAGLECKTVSPFSADKWADGKIPAHYLAQVDHYLAVSGFDCWYVAALIFGRELVIHKIVTDKQVLSDLIDKEELFWTNHVVPQIPPAPNGCDCDTQQINQMYEVDNRDKTADLSALHGLLDKRQELSDQIEQMEQEKTAIEQQVKLKMQDAAYGTAPGYKVSWVSSESKRVDSQRLRKEQPDIFNQYSKNVSSRRFTIVHAA, encoded by the coding sequence ATGAAAAGGCTTGTATCTACACGGAAGTTATCTAAAGAAGATTGGCTCCGTTACCGCAAATGCGGCATTACCGGCACGGATGCCGGGGCTATTCTTGGCCTGAATCCCTATCGCTCCGCATTTCAGGTGTACCACGATAAAATCAGCGATACCATTGAAAATATCGACAATGAGGCCATGCGGCAGGGCCGTGATTTGGAGGATTATGTGGCGCAACGCTTCACAGAGGCCACCGGTCTGAAGGTGCGCCGTGCAAACGCTATCTATCAGAGTGAGGAACATCCGCTGCTTCTGGCGGACTTCGACCGTCTAATCGTTGGACAGAAAGCAGGATTGGAGTGCAAAACGGTTTCGCCCTTTTCTGCGGACAAGTGGGCTGATGGGAAAATCCCGGCTCATTATCTGGCGCAGGTTGACCACTACTTAGCCGTCAGCGGTTTCGACTGCTGGTATGTGGCAGCTCTGATTTTTGGCAGAGAGCTGGTGATCCACAAGATCGTGACAGATAAGCAGGTGCTTTCTGATCTCATTGATAAGGAAGAGCTTTTCTGGACGAACCATGTTGTGCCCCAGATTCCCCCTGCACCCAACGGTTGTGATTGTGACACCCAGCAGATCAACCAGATGTATGAGGTGGACAACCGGGACAAGACCGCTGACCTGAGTGCTCTACATGGACTTCTGGACAAGCGGCAGGAGCTTTCCGACCAAATCGAGCAGATGGAACAGGAGAAAACGGCTATCGAGCAACAGGTCAAGCTGAAAATGCAGGATGCCGCCTATGGCACAGCACCGGGCTATAAGGTGTCGTGGGTGTCCTCCGAAAGCAAGCGTGTGGATTCCCAACGCCTGCGGAAAGAGCAGCCGGACATTTTCAACCAATACAGCAAAAATGTAAGCAGCCGCAGGTTTACCATCGTTCATGCGGCATAA
- a CDS encoding DUF1071 domain-containing protein — protein MATENPFVKLFAIDFKDHLEVKKSGNTELKYVSWAYAWAEVKKLYPAASYEVKKFNGLPYVYDPITGFMVYTTVTIEGVSHEMWLPVLDGANKAMKAVPYTYTTPKWDYNPQTRRREKIGMEERTVEAASMFDVNKAIMRCLVKNLAMFGLGLYVYAGEDLPEDAAPQPEAEPQKQPKPRPAAPKQEQPPVPCICARCNQPIKRVKLKDGSIMQAAEFAATHEGMCADCYKATRLNVA, from the coding sequence ATGGCTACTGAAAATCCATTCGTAAAATTATTTGCTATCGACTTCAAAGATCATCTGGAAGTCAAAAAGTCCGGCAATACCGAGCTGAAATATGTAAGCTGGGCGTATGCTTGGGCAGAGGTGAAGAAGCTGTATCCCGCTGCCAGCTACGAGGTCAAGAAATTCAACGGCCTGCCCTATGTTTATGACCCCATAACCGGCTTCATGGTGTATACCACTGTCACGATAGAGGGCGTTTCGCACGAAATGTGGCTGCCTGTACTGGATGGCGCAAACAAAGCCATGAAAGCTGTGCCTTACACCTATACCACCCCGAAATGGGACTACAATCCGCAGACTCGCCGCCGTGAAAAGATCGGCATGGAAGAGCGCACCGTAGAAGCAGCCTCTATGTTCGATGTGAATAAGGCTATCATGCGGTGTTTGGTGAAGAACCTTGCTATGTTCGGCCTTGGTCTCTATGTCTACGCCGGAGAGGATTTGCCGGAAGATGCTGCACCGCAGCCGGAGGCAGAACCGCAAAAGCAGCCGAAACCGAGACCCGCTGCCCCGAAGCAGGAACAGCCGCCTGTGCCCTGCATCTGCGCCCGATGCAATCAGCCCATCAAGAGGGTCAAGCTGAAGGACGGTTCTATCATGCAGGCGGCAGAGTTTGCCGCTACCCATGAGGGAATGTGCGCAGACTGCTATAAGGCTACAAGGCTAAACGTAGCATAA